The nucleotide window TGATCGGGAAGCCATTAGGTATCGTTTTTTTCAGTTGGGTAGCGGTTCAACTGCGAATTGCTGTGTTACCACCCAGTTTAAATTGGCGAATGATTCTTGGCGTGGCCATGCTCGCGGGGATTGGATTCACCATGGCACTATTTATTGCCAACTTGGCGTTTAGCCCAGAGCTCGTCAATGGGGTGAAATTCGCAATTTTCTCAGCATCAGTTTTCTCCGCGATAGCTGGATATGTTGTATTACGCTTTTTTTCTGTGTCGACAAACAAAACCGGCGAGTAACTCTCGCAGGCCATACACATAGGCGACACGAGCTTTGAAGCTGCCCACATGGCTTGATTTTAAACGAAGTCGATAACACTGCGTAATTCGTGCAAGCCAATGAAGAGGTTGACGCACGCCTGATCGTTAAAAAATTAGGCACACGATACTGATTTTCCGTTAGGTGAACTGCCCCTTTTCACGATAATTTTTTATAGAAAGTGTCTGTACAATCGGGGGTACGTTGCCATTGATGAAAAGATACTATCGCCGTTTTTAATAGAGGAAAGATATCGCTTGAATGGGGTTAATTGGCTAACAAACAAGCATGCGTTTATTGAGAAAAACGATCAAGGAATCGATCAAGGAATCGATCAGGGGAGTAGAGTCGCTGCATGCCAAAGTAGTCACTCGGTTTGGATTCTTGATCTGATATTGAGCCCTCCTGTGCAGTTATTTTAGTTGACCACGCCCATCATCAATGGCTTCGATACCACCCAAAGCCTTTGATGTCATTCCAAGCGGTTGTTTGATGACATTCGTAGCAGCTATCCACCTTAGCGTTGGGCTTTCCTGCGACTTGCGTACACACTCTGAAGTGTGCACCGAAATGGCAGGGGGGCGCAGTATGACACTGTGAACAATCTCGAGATCGAGGCGACGGATGCCGATAGTGGGCGACCATCCAGTGTTCAGTGTTGTGACAGGCAAGGCAATGACGTCCGAACTGCCCATTATGAGGGCTTTGTTTCGTATGGCATTCGTCGCACGCCAGTGCTTGTAAAGAGATATCTTGATGGATGCTATCTGAAACATGAAACCCAATTTCAACAAGCTTGAAGTGATTCATCTTGGTTGGCAGAAAACGTTCGCCATGATGGTCTTTATGGCAGCTAACACAATGGCCGATGTTGCCATGAAATGCAGTAGGTTCTCGCTGTAGCAATGCCCGATCATTAGCATGGCATTCGATACACTTGGTGTTGTCTACGCCCAAGACGGGGGTGTGGCAGGCTTCACAATTGTCAGCCATAAACTGATGTGAATGAAACAACGGGCCTGGGTTAACCGCGATGGCAGCACCCGGCACCCGGTTTGGACTAAGTTCACCCGATAACATTGCCGTTATTAATACGCCAGCTAAAAGACTGATAACAAGAAGATACTTATACACCGTTAAGGACCCTCGCTTAACCAACGGAGGCCATAATAGATGCCTGCACTGACATGAAAGCCCAGCATCAATACCAATGCTGATGCAATCACTTGGTGAAATTTGTGCCACCGCTGGAACCACGCGGTGAGTTTGTCATTCAATGTGACTGCGGTTTCTATGTCAGCGATCACGTGGCTTAATCGGCGTATAGGGCTATTGATACCTGGGCGTTGGTAGAGTCGTCGATATTGTAATAGCCGTTTCAGTCGCAGATTTAATTCACTCAACTCGTTTTGTTTTTCTTGGATGCCTTGATTTAGATACATCAGAAGATAGCGTCCGACATAACCACTGAGTGAGACGACCAACACTGTGCTGGTCAACGTGATACCTAAAGGACTGTAAAATTTGTGGCCGGTATGAATCACGACCAGGATGGCGCCGGAGAGAGCTGTATAGATATGAATTAAAAGCAATTGTTCGAGGGATATCCGGCGTGTCACCCATTTGCGTAATATCGGTTGGCGTTTCACGGCCATGTATATACCAAGAGGTACGAGCATCAACACAGCGCCGGTGATACCAAAAGCGTTGCCGATAAGTGTCCCTGCAAAGGTGTCGGAACTATGAAATAGAAAACCGAGCCAGAAAATTAGCAGGAGTAGTATCAATGCAGTAACAATGAGTCCTTCACGATGTCGCATAATCAGGCATCCACAATGATGTTGCCAGTCGCCTTGGCCTGGCAACCGAGAATGATGCCGGCATCGCGATCTGCTTTTGAAAGCGCTTCGTGGTTTTCCATGGTCACGTCGCCTTCGATGAGCCTGACTGCGCAAGTGCCACAGTAGCCAGAACGGCATGCGTTCAAGAGATTTACGCCAACGGCTTCTGCTACTTCAAGCACAGTCGAATCCTTCGGTAGCGGTGCCGTTTTGCCAGATTTTGCAAAGGTAACCGTTGGCAGTGCTTTGGCATCAAGACGATGAATATCGATAACGCGCCGCTCGACTGGAGCTTCACCACCGAAAGCTTCGTATTGAATATGCCCGTCTTTCACTTCGAGTTCTTTCAATAGTTGCCGAAAGGTTTCGATGAACCCAATCGATCCGCACATGTGGATGAACTGATGTTTAATATCCGGTACAGCTTTCTTCAGAATTTCTGAATTGATTCGGCCAGATAAATAGCCTTCTAGCGCCGTGCTTTGGCGTGTAAAACTGACGGTAAGGTGGAGGTATGGATTGCGTTCGCGCAGATACTCCAACTCTTGTCGGAAAATGAAGTCTTCGCTGTTTTTACAGGAATAAATTAAGTAGATGTCTTTGTTCCATGCGATGTCTGTTAGCATCCGAATGATGCTCATCAATGGCGTGATACCAACGCCGCCGCCAATCAATACAATGCCATCGTTTTGTGTGCCGGTGAATGTCTTACGCCCGAATGGAGCGCTGGATTGAAATTGATCGCCACAACGAACTTGTTCATGCATGAATCTTGAGAACAGACCGTTTTCTTCCCTTTTTATAGTGAGCTCAATATAACCGTGGCGTGTCGGTGCTGACGCTAGTGTGTATGCGCGTTGTACCTGCTTGCCGTCAATTACTGCGGTGAGATGAAGAAATTGCCCAGGTAGATAAGCAAATCTAATATAGCTGGATGCTGGATCGATAAAGCGAAACGTTTTTACAACGGGTGTTTCATCGTAAATGCCAATCAGTTCGAGTGATCCAGCCCATGTGCCCTCCAACTGAACGTGTTGATCAAGATCCAGAGTTTGTTGATCCAACGCCTCGATGAGTTTTGTTGCATGTTTTCGGCGCAGATAATAAAACGCTATTGCGAGCGCGATCAGTGCGCTCATGATAAGACAAAGAACAAAGTGGAACGGTGTCATTCCTCCGATGAAAAACGCGGAAGAAGTCACAACGGGTCTATCTAAGCTCATTTCATTTTTGAACCAGCTGAGAGCAATGTCTTGGGGTGTTTTATTCGCTTCTATCGCTTGCAGTGTTGCCAGCCCGCTCTGGTAACGAGCGACACCTGCGCGTACGTCATTGGCTGCATTCTCTAAGACATACAGGCGGCCTTGATAGTCGTCAACATCCGTGTGCAGGATATCTAGCTGAGAATTCACCAAGTCGAGGCCTTGCTGCATACGCTGGCTTGCCAGATCGATTGCAGTTCGTTCGTCTTTCTCTGACAGCGTTGGTAGGTTGATAAGCGAGGGGTAAAACGCTCGAGGCGTGTATGGCCCCATCCTTGCGCGCATATCCGCTGAGATGGGTGGTATTTCACGGGCTTTGTTGTCATCCGAACGGAAAGGAAACGGTTGCGCCATGACCGCATTGATGACCAGCGAAAATATTAGTACGGCGATAGTACGCATTCGTCCCAGAGCCTCTTATCTTCCTGAATTCTGTCTCTGAGCATAGCTGAATATGCTGCTACGTATACTGGATCACTCGAGGAAACCAGGCATCGTTGATCGGTTGAGAAATAAATGCGCTCTGATCGTTATTCCAGCATCTAATGCTCTTATCTCTCCAGCAATGGAGAGTGTACAAAGAAAGCTGCCAAACCGGGATTACCTCCGGCATCGAGCTGATAGACCATATATGCATATAGCGCTTCAAATGTTAGTTAGCGCTATCTATTGCTCACTCATAGGACCATACTCATTTTGCTGCGCACCGGCTTCGCGACTCGATAAGAGGCCTCTGCGTAGCCGTGGCCCTTGGGTTGGCGAAATCTAACCTTAGGCACAAGAGATGACCTCAAGAGGAAATCATCATGAGCAAAGGTAGAAACAGCAAAAAGAACGCAAAAAAGAAACCGCTATTAACAGCGAAAGAAAAAAGAATCGCAAAAATTGCGAAGAAAAATGCATCCAATGATACAGAGCACAGACTATCAACGTAGGTATCTTGATTTGGTGCTATCGATGATAGTTTGTCGGACTATTAGCATTCAAAATGCTCTAGGATTGAAAACGTGACAACCTTTTTTTGAATCAACATTCATCTGATGAATGGTATTGGAAATACAGTATTGGGACTGTAACGAAATCTGTGTAACTGCCTATCATTAACCTAGGAATGGGTAAGGATAGGCATAATGAACCTAGGCTTCGAGCATCCTGACCGACATATTTGCATCTGTGATTCGGCTTCTTTTCACTCAGACCTCGATGTTACTCCCTCATATCATTGCAATATCTCAGTTTGACAACAGCGCGCCCTACCATCCGACCTCACACCCATGAATAGAGTCACAAAAAACGCTCTCTCCCTTTCGACCACGAATGCCAACATGATTGGATACTCTATTCGTGTTCACCGATACCCAGAACAATTTAAGCGTTTGTTATGAGTATTTTGCAAAACACTCTTTTTACCACAAAAAAAAAGGGCAAGCCCCGAAAGGCTTGCCCTCTATAATGTAAGCTGTCTGATTAGATAGCTACAATATTCTCTGCCTGAGGGCCCTTTTGTCCTTGAGTTACAGTAAACTCAACGGGCTGACCTTCAACCAATGTTTTGAAACCTTCGCTGGCAATTGCGCTGAAATGCGCAAATACGTCCGGCCCAGATTTCTGCTCAATAAAACCAAAACCTTTAGATTCGTTGAACCACTTAACTGTACCGGTAGTTGTATTAGACATGTATAGTATCCTGAATTTTTAACATAAGTTCGCCTTCAAGAGGCTTGAATTGCATGAAAATGTAGACTTAAACTTAGAAACTTCAGGACGGAGTGTTACGAATAAAACGACGAAATGTAGAATATAAATAAGAGACTTCCTTTCTAGCTGCGAACAAACATACAGGAAATCGACACCATGTCTAGGACATATTAATTAATTTTATCAACACCAAACCATTCGCAACTCAAATCTCTCCGACTCAAGAATCGAATTAACTCTAGACGAGGTATATTTTTTCCTATATCTTCTTAGCCATTGCATATCAGCTTTCTATCTAGACATCCCACTCTTGTATTTCATCGCTCTTTGCTTTTTCTATTCGTTTTCATCTAGCGCCTCGTTGCACATTTATGAAAGACGAAACCACATCCGACACTTAAACAACATACGAAAATACACATATTGAAAAACATCAACACCACGTTCTACGCACAGTCAATATCAAATTACAAACTCGGTTGCATTCTACGCTCCGCACTCAATCAAGAAACATCCATTTCTTCTGCTCTTCTCAACTCAATTACAGCTGAATTGAAAATTCGAGATTGCTACGACAGAGAATTGTCCCGGCGTTTGCCTCACTAATTTTTCTTCAAATAAAAGAACCCGCACAGCTCATAACGCCGTGATATGAGGCCGGAACGAACATCATTACCTTGTCATGTTTATCTGGAAGATAACGTTACAATCACGGCTTCATAATTTTCATGAGGGCTTTACCCATTTCTTGATGAACTGCGTTTATTCCCTTAAGTGGGCGGATCATAACTTTAAAATCAGTGATTTTGTTATCCGAATTCCATGAAATCAAATCTACGCCATTAACGAATATTCCATCCAACACCGTTTCGAACTCCAAAAGTGCAAAACCATCATCATAGACCTCACGAACATATCTGAAATCACTGTTACAAAGAATCATAGCAGCACCGGATAAGTACATTTTGGTTATTTCTTTTCCCTCTTGAACTGTGTGAACAACAGGAGAATACATCTTTGCATCATCAGCAAGAA belongs to BD1-7 clade bacterium and includes:
- the kshB gene encoding 3-ketosteroid-9-alpha-monooxygenase, ferredoxin reductase component, producing the protein MRTIAVLIFSLVINAVMAQPFPFRSDDNKAREIPPISADMRARMGPYTPRAFYPSLINLPTLSEKDERTAIDLASQRMQQGLDLVNSQLDILHTDVDDYQGRLYVLENAANDVRAGVARYQSGLATLQAIEANKTPQDIALSWFKNEMSLDRPVVTSSAFFIGGMTPFHFVLCLIMSALIALAIAFYYLRRKHATKLIEALDQQTLDLDQHVQLEGTWAGSLELIGIYDETPVVKTFRFIDPASSYIRFAYLPGQFLHLTAVIDGKQVQRAYTLASAPTRHGYIELTIKREENGLFSRFMHEQVRCGDQFQSSAPFGRKTFTGTQNDGIVLIGGGVGITPLMSIIRMLTDIAWNKDIYLIYSCKNSEDFIFRQELEYLRERNPYLHLTVSFTRQSTALEGYLSGRINSEILKKAVPDIKHQFIHMCGSIGFIETFRQLLKELEVKDGHIQYEAFGGEAPVERRVIDIHRLDAKALPTVTFAKSGKTAPLPKDSTVLEVAEAVGVNLLNACRSGYCGTCAVRLIEGDVTMENHEALSKADRDAGIILGCQAKATGNIIVDA
- the cspG_3 gene encoding Cold shock-like protein CspG, giving the protein MSNTTTGTVKWFNESKGFGFIEQKSGPDVFAHFSAIASEGFKTLVEGQPVEFTVTQGQKGPQAENIVAI